The DNA region GACTTCTTTTAGCTGCCACCGGGTCGCGTCGGCAACGGGCAGCCCCCGGGCGGTCATGCCAATAACTGTGACGCCTTTGCTGATCAGGTGGTTAATGGTGTCAGGCAATGTCTCATCGGTGAGCTGTACAGGGACTTTGCCATAAACCATCGTCAGCAGAGGATCAATCTCATCGACAATATCCTGCCTTGTCCTGTCAGGATTGCGTTGCATCTCCCTGTCAACCAGGTAATAGAACATCTCTGACCGTCCCAGCCACTGCCCTTCAGGCGTAGTAATGGTGGTATCGTCCAGATCCAGAATCACCAGACTCTGGTTATTAAGGGTTCCGTCATTAAACTTCTGCTGTAGAAACAACCCCGGTTGTGATGTTGTCGCCGCAGATGTCGGATAAGGGTTTATGATCAAGGCCATAAACCAGATAGCGACCAGCCAACGTATAAATTTATTGATTTTCAACACCGGACAGACACCTTACAGCTTTTAATTCATAAGCGATTAACAAGTGACCAAAAATAGCACATCAACGATTTCATACTGCAAAGGCATCGCATTAACCCTTACAATACTGCGCGGAAGGTAAATCTGGAGAGGACAGTGATCAGTAAACTGGACAACAAAACAACAAGCACTTTGTATCAGTCATTTGCAAAGGCTGTTCAGTCAGCCGGTTTTCTGGGTGATATCGAGCTGGGATACGCTGATCGCACGGTACTGGCAACAGACAACTCCATTTACCAGTTACTGCCGGAAGGCATTTTTTACCCTCGCTCTACCGGTGATTTGAGCCTTATTCTTACCCAGTCAGCCCGCCCGGAGTTTCAGCAGATTGTTTTATCCCCCAGGGGAGGTGGTACGGGTACTAACGGTCAGTCTTTAACCACCGGTTTTATGGTGGATACCAGTCGCTATATGAATCAGGTGCTGGAAATCAATGCTGAAGAGCGCTGGGCAAGGGTCCAGGCTGGTACGGTAAAAGATTACCTGAACGAACGGGTGGCAAAAGAAGGTCTGTTCTTTGCGCCGGAGCTGTCCACCAGCAACCGCGCCACCGTTGGCGGCATGGTCAACACCGATGCCAGCGGACAGGGTTCGGTGGTGTATGGTAAAACCCGGCACCATGTGCTGGAGCTGACCTCAGTGCTGGCAGACGGCACCGTTTGGACCTCATCAGCCATCAATAATGATGAACTGGACCAGCTGTGTCAGCGTGAAGACAGCATAGGAAGGATTCATCAAACAGTTCGTCAGGCACATGATGACCACAAACAGCAGGTAGAAGACATCTTCCCGAAGCTGAATCGCAACCTGACGGGTTATGACCTGGCCAATATCCGTAATCAGCAGGACGAATTTAACCTGAACGCCATACTCTGTGGTTCCGAAGGCACTCTGGCGATGGTCAGCGAAATCAAGGTTAACCTGCTGCCTATCCCTGAGACCTCTGCCCTGGTGCTGGTCTTTTACCAGAGCTTTCAGGAATCACTGCAGGATGCCCGGACCCTGATGGCAGCAAAACCCTGCTCCATTGAAACCATCGACTCCAGGGTACTGGGGTTAGCCAAAGCCGATACCATCTGGGAAAGTGTTAAGGAATTCTTCCCACAAAACAGTGAAGCTATTGACGGCATTAACTTTGTCGAGTTCACCGGTCACGATGAGGATGAAATAAACGACGGCATAGCCCGCCTGGTCACTGAACTGAATAAAAGCTCCGAAATTGAACGTTCTGGTCATCAGATCGTGATGGGGACTGCTAACGTTAAGAAAATCTGGGCGATGCGCAAACAGTCCGTTGGACTGCTGGGCAATATGAAAGGCGACGCACGCCCGATACCTTTTGTAGAAGATGTTGCCGTACCTCCGGAAAATCTGGCTGCCTTTATTCAACAGTTCAGAGCCCTGCTGGATAAACATCAACTGACGTATGGAATGTTTGGCCATGTCGATGCCGGCGTCCTGCATGTACGGCCTGCTATCGATATGAAAGACCCGCAGCAGGCCATGCTGGTGCGCTCAATCAGCGATGAAGTGGCAAAACTGGCGCAGTCCCATGGTGGCGTACTCTGGGGAGAGCATGGCAAAGGGGTTCGCTCTGAATACTCACCGGCTTTCTTTACCGACCTTTACCCGGTTCTGCAACACATTAAAAGCGCCTTTGACCCACATAACCAGCTGAACCCCGGCAAAATTGCGACGCCTGCCAGTCAGGAGCTGCTGAAGATTGACGGCGTTCAGACCCGGGGGGAACTGGACAGCACCATTGAACGCAAAGCCTTTGAAGCATTCACCAGTGGCATGTATTGCAACGGTAACGGTGCCTGTTTTAACTACAACCCTGCCAGCGCCATGTGTCCGACCTGGAAAGCTACTTACGACAGAACCCAGTCACCTAAAGGCAGGTCCGGCCTGGTCAGGGAGTGGCTGCGTCTGCAAAGCGCGGCAGGTACCAATATTGCCGAAGAAGTTCACAAGGTCAGGCAGGGCGGCCCGTTCTACAACGCCATGGACAAAGCCCGCAACACCATCGACAAACTCAGGGGCAAAGAAGACTTCAGCCATGAAGTGTACAAAGCGCTGGACCATTGCATGAGCTGTAAGTCCTGTGCCGGACAATGCCCGATTCAGGTCAACGTACCTGATCTGCGCTCCCGCTACTTTGAGCTTTACCACAGTCGCTACCCAAGACCTTTGAAACATCATATAGCCGGACTGCTGGAACCCATGCTGCCAGCTCTGGCGAAAATAAAACCGGTTTATAATTTCACTGCCCGGTCACAACTGGCTAACTGGCTGACCAGCAAAACCGTTGGACTTCAGGATCTTCCGGCGATTACCAGCACCTCACCACTGAATGACAGCTGTCGTTCAGGTGCCTCGGTTGCCACACCACAGTTGCTCGACTCCTTACCCGAAGAAGAGCGACTGCGAACAGTGATTATTGTGCAGGATGCCTTTACCAGTTTCTTTGAAACCCCGGTACTGACTGAACTGGTTGAGCTGCTGGTCAGGTTGGGCTATCGCCCCCTGGTAACGCCATTCCAGCCTAATGGCAAAGTACTGCATGTTTATGGTTATCTGGGCCGGTTCGAGAAAATAGCGCGAACGAATGGCACTGAACTGAAACAACTGGCTGAATCCGGCGTCAGCCTGATAGGCATTGATGCTGCCGTTACTCTCACCTATCGCGATGAATATCAGGAAGTGATGGAGAATAACGCACCAGAGGTATTGCTGCTGTCTGAGTGGTTCGCCAGAGAAGCTGAGAACATTGCTGCGCTTAACCTTGGATTGGAAGGGGATTACATTCTGCTGGGGCATTGTACCGAAACCACCAACGTTCCAGCCACTCCCTCACAATGGCAGGCATTGTACAAAGCCTTCGGTCTGAAGCTGACCTACCAGCCAACAGGCTGCTGCGGTATGGCGGGCATTTACGGCCATGAAACCCGCCACCAGGACGTTTCCCGCAGGGTTTATGAACTCAGCTGGCAGGACGTAGTCGAAAAGCCTGAAA from Endozoicomonas sp. NE40 includes:
- a CDS encoding FAD-binding and (Fe-S)-binding domain-containing protein, giving the protein MISKLDNKTTSTLYQSFAKAVQSAGFLGDIELGYADRTVLATDNSIYQLLPEGIFYPRSTGDLSLILTQSARPEFQQIVLSPRGGGTGTNGQSLTTGFMVDTSRYMNQVLEINAEERWARVQAGTVKDYLNERVAKEGLFFAPELSTSNRATVGGMVNTDASGQGSVVYGKTRHHVLELTSVLADGTVWTSSAINNDELDQLCQREDSIGRIHQTVRQAHDDHKQQVEDIFPKLNRNLTGYDLANIRNQQDEFNLNAILCGSEGTLAMVSEIKVNLLPIPETSALVLVFYQSFQESLQDARTLMAAKPCSIETIDSRVLGLAKADTIWESVKEFFPQNSEAIDGINFVEFTGHDEDEINDGIARLVTELNKSSEIERSGHQIVMGTANVKKIWAMRKQSVGLLGNMKGDARPIPFVEDVAVPPENLAAFIQQFRALLDKHQLTYGMFGHVDAGVLHVRPAIDMKDPQQAMLVRSISDEVAKLAQSHGGVLWGEHGKGVRSEYSPAFFTDLYPVLQHIKSAFDPHNQLNPGKIATPASQELLKIDGVQTRGELDSTIERKAFEAFTSGMYCNGNGACFNYNPASAMCPTWKATYDRTQSPKGRSGLVREWLRLQSAAGTNIAEEVHKVRQGGPFYNAMDKARNTIDKLRGKEDFSHEVYKALDHCMSCKSCAGQCPIQVNVPDLRSRYFELYHSRYPRPLKHHIAGLLEPMLPALAKIKPVYNFTARSQLANWLTSKTVGLQDLPAITSTSPLNDSCRSGASVATPQLLDSLPEEERLRTVIIVQDAFTSFFETPVLTELVELLVRLGYRPLVTPFQPNGKVLHVYGYLGRFEKIARTNGTELKQLAESGVSLIGIDAAVTLTYRDEYQEVMENNAPEVLLLSEWFAREAENIAALNLGLEGDYILLGHCTETTNVPATPSQWQALYKAFGLKLTYQPTGCCGMAGIYGHETRHQDVSRRVYELSWQDVVEKPENQGKLVATGYSCRSQVKRLSDSRILHPVQMLLHLIKDKY